One Rhododendron vialii isolate Sample 1 chromosome 2a, ASM3025357v1 genomic region harbors:
- the LOC131317061 gene encoding uncharacterized protein LOC131317061: MTRSQALNELCKRRPPYFQGEPNPTAAEAWLEEIKKILETLDIQKANNRIVLATYQMQGEAQHWWNLMKNTHDVGTMTWERFEKIFLDKYFPTPVKQTLALEFMNLEQGTMTVTQYAARFEELSRYGTTIIPTDDDKARKFEWGLNETRRTVMAQTLPTYSQVVQCALKMERENVDFKTRREQKKAIPAVGGSIRTNPTNRGTLTS; the protein is encoded by the coding sequence ATGACCAGAAGTCAGGCACTGAATGAATTATGCAAGCGTCGCCCTCCCTACTTTCAAGGAGAACCTAACCCCACAGCTGCGGAAGCCTGGTtggaagaaatcaagaaaattctTGAAACCCTAGATATTCAAAAAGCCAACAATCGAATTGTTCTAGCCACCTATCAGATGCAAGGTGAAGCTCAGCATTGGTGGAACCTGATGAAGAACACCCATGATGTGGGAACAATGACTTGGGAAAGGTTCGAGAAAATTTTCCTTGACAAGTACTTTCCAACACCAGTCAAACAAACACTGGCCTTGGAATTCATGAACCTTGAGCAGGGCAcaatgaccgtgacccagtacgcaGCACGATTTGAAGAACTGTCTCGCTATGGCACAACAATCATACCTACTGATGACGACAAGGCAAGAAAATTTGAGTGGGGACTCAATGAGACACGCCGAACAGTGATGGCACAGACACTTCCCACCTACTCACAAGTGGTGCAATGCGCACttaagatggagagagaaaacgtGGATTTCAAGACGAGGCGTGAGCAAAAGAAGGCAATACCTGCAGTTGGAGGATCTATCCGCACCAACCCTACCAACCGGGGTACCCTAACCTCTTAA